The following are from one region of the Halobacteriovorax vibrionivorans genome:
- the alr gene encoding alanine racemase: protein MRIKSSMEVNVSTLAQNYQLLKEICPNNETLFMVKANAYGHGLVPVVKFAYYELGIKEFGCASIGEALRLREEIPNGEFEVYVFSDVNLDLQEAADIYLNNRIIPVISNETNLEFFLSHEEFRYFPLCLKFNTGMNRLGIKMDRIDYAIQTIKKHGRSSIYHLMTHFSSSSLSMQKNKRNLTQKENWKELKSQINSSGIEIHKSSIANSGAIEQKVGLEESHVRAGLMMYGPSSLLPQYNKLSCWKGKLISKLETTFIDSFQVDRGTPIGYGATPCPSAGTVGVFALGYGDGFSTRYQNVHLNHGEYEGQIVGRVNMDMAQILFPNTNLTIKNGERFVVWDQNGQNFSNICVESKTIPYEVFIHLTERIPKIYRQ from the coding sequence ATGAGAATAAAAAGTAGTATGGAGGTTAATGTCTCCACTCTTGCGCAAAACTATCAACTTTTAAAAGAAATTTGTCCTAATAATGAAACTCTCTTTATGGTCAAGGCCAATGCCTATGGACATGGACTGGTGCCAGTTGTTAAGTTTGCTTATTATGAGCTTGGCATAAAAGAGTTTGGCTGTGCCAGTATTGGAGAGGCTCTTAGGCTTCGTGAAGAAATTCCAAATGGAGAGTTTGAAGTTTATGTCTTTTCTGATGTGAACCTAGACCTTCAAGAAGCAGCAGATATTTATTTAAATAATCGAATTATCCCAGTTATTTCAAATGAAACAAACTTAGAGTTCTTCTTGTCTCATGAGGAATTTCGCTACTTCCCACTTTGTTTAAAATTTAATACGGGAATGAATCGACTCGGAATAAAAATGGATCGAATTGATTATGCGATTCAAACAATCAAAAAGCATGGCCGATCAAGTATTTATCATTTGATGACCCACTTTTCGAGCTCAAGCTTATCAATGCAAAAAAATAAGAGAAATCTAACTCAAAAAGAGAATTGGAAAGAATTAAAGTCTCAAATCAATAGTTCTGGAATTGAAATTCATAAATCATCAATTGCAAACTCTGGTGCAATTGAGCAAAAGGTTGGACTTGAAGAGTCTCATGTTCGTGCAGGATTAATGATGTATGGCCCGTCTTCTTTGTTGCCTCAGTATAATAAGTTGAGTTGCTGGAAAGGAAAGTTGATCTCTAAACTTGAGACAACCTTTATTGATAGTTTCCAAGTTGATCGAGGTACGCCTATAGGCTATGGAGCAACCCCATGCCCATCAGCAGGTACAGTAGGAGTTTTTGCTCTAGGATATGGTGATGGTTTTTCAACTCGCTATCAAAATGTTCACCTTAATCATGGAGAGTATGAAGGGCAAATTGTAGGGCGAGTTAATATGGATATGGCACAGATTTTGTTTCCTAACACAAACTTAACAATCAAAAATGGAGAAAGGTTTGTCGTATGGGATCAAAATGGTCAAAACTTTTCTAATATATGTGTCGAATCAAAGACTATTCCTTACGAAGTGTTCATTCACTTAACTGAAAGAATTCCCAAAATATATCGACAGTAA
- a CDS encoding prolipoprotein diacylglyceryl transferase: protein MTERNWLIRTESKKILGPLSKQKVVEFVQNGTLSGEDEICSGNGYWFWVKEEDLLNKFLYGDEEQTFNPVAEAKTKVANSVTKLVKTSGIVEKISKENGDEIPATPLSSENPATDISTTINDEEEILLPAEDDLDFPEPIDYSDTAVAAPSSEPNIVQEKPLADVANDESISLAEATSAMDIEEEEVILPSSDDLDFPDIGGVSESTPAEEVAQEASQVSQIDQFVEEVEKNKEDELAAQAEEILKSEKKQPPTAPDLDSIEDDNIEPMKAVEMPRPSKKKKSGAKKKSKAKKKKRKNDYSFVYIAIAVLIVLLFFISKFYSKLVGKELFSDIQFKTPTSLVYAQEFRSQDKKKRFF, encoded by the coding sequence ATGACGGAAAGAAACTGGTTAATTAGAACAGAATCGAAAAAAATACTCGGTCCACTTTCAAAGCAGAAGGTTGTCGAGTTTGTACAAAATGGAACCCTCTCTGGAGAGGATGAGATTTGTAGCGGTAATGGTTACTGGTTTTGGGTCAAAGAAGAAGACCTATTAAATAAGTTTCTCTATGGAGATGAAGAACAAACCTTCAATCCTGTAGCAGAGGCCAAGACGAAAGTTGCAAATAGCGTAACAAAACTTGTTAAAACAAGTGGTATCGTAGAAAAAATCTCTAAAGAAAATGGGGATGAAATCCCTGCAACACCATTATCTTCTGAAAACCCTGCAACAGATATTTCAACAACAATTAATGATGAAGAAGAAATATTACTTCCTGCTGAAGATGACTTAGATTTTCCAGAGCCAATTGATTACAGTGATACAGCAGTTGCAGCTCCAAGTAGTGAGCCTAATATTGTTCAAGAAAAACCACTGGCAGATGTGGCCAATGACGAATCAATCAGTTTAGCCGAAGCAACAAGTGCTATGGATATCGAGGAAGAAGAAGTAATCCTTCCTTCATCGGATGATCTCGATTTCCCAGATATTGGCGGTGTTTCAGAAAGTACACCTGCTGAGGAAGTTGCACAAGAAGCTTCTCAAGTAAGCCAAATTGATCAATTTGTTGAAGAAGTAGAAAAGAATAAAGAAGATGAACTAGCTGCTCAAGCAGAAGAGATTCTTAAGTCTGAAAAAAAACAACCACCAACTGCACCGGATTTAGATAGTATTGAAGATGATAATATCGAGCCTATGAAGGCCGTCGAAATGCCTCGTCCTTCAAAAAAGAAGAAGTCAGGTGCTAAGAAAAAATCAAAAGCTAAAAAGAAGAAAAGAAAAAACGATTATAGCTTTGTCTATATTGCTATTGCTGTATTAATTGTTCTTCTTTTCTTTATTTCAAAATTCTATTCAAAGCTTGTAGGTAAGGAATTGTTTTCTGATATTCAATTTAAAACACCAACTAGCTTAGTTTACGCGCAAGAGTTTAGATCACAGGATAAAAAAAAAAGATTTTTCTAA
- a CDS encoding MlaD family protein, protein MNEFKVGLMALAAMIAVVVMSLVVTSNQSGFGAYNDYYTTINDASGIFPKTPIKVAGINAGRIKDIQLTGNKARISFEVLERVKITKGSKLRIRSVGFLGDKYLEIYVANNDELLPDGSELLAEEKAGIETLLKDASEVMQDVKVLVGSIKESFVPEGGEPAMKKIVADVQETMTNTKELTGKLNDLVGRNNQKLQRIIDNLEDFTAQIAYQTDANEPASAVADVKEILKKADNMMADLEDLVQNIKDGKGTVGKLLVEEEIADEVKSTLSSVQKVIGRVDSIRTQLSVYTGANTRTDQTDTTAELRIFPSPGRFYLVGVTTSEFGPERRKITETTVGGTTTIEDEKVRKYNDVLLNLQLGRRIDNWTFRGGLIDSYGGLAVDYNFDDWNTITSLEVFDYRDNIGPNIRIGLDFQLWSVIYGKIEGEDLINDPGMVYSLGLKFNDEDIKGLVGIFL, encoded by the coding sequence ATGAATGAATTTAAAGTCGGCTTAATGGCCTTGGCCGCCATGATAGCTGTTGTTGTTATGTCCTTAGTTGTAACTTCAAACCAATCTGGTTTTGGAGCTTATAATGATTATTACACAACTATTAATGATGCCTCTGGTATCTTTCCAAAAACTCCAATCAAAGTTGCTGGTATTAATGCGGGACGAATTAAAGATATTCAACTAACTGGAAATAAGGCCCGTATTAGTTTTGAGGTTCTTGAAAGAGTTAAGATCACAAAGGGCTCCAAACTTAGAATTCGATCAGTAGGTTTCTTAGGTGATAAGTACTTAGAGATTTACGTTGCTAATAATGATGAACTTCTTCCTGATGGTTCAGAGCTTCTAGCAGAAGAAAAAGCAGGTATTGAAACACTTCTAAAAGATGCAAGTGAAGTTATGCAAGATGTAAAAGTTCTTGTTGGAAGTATTAAAGAGTCTTTTGTTCCTGAGGGTGGTGAGCCAGCGATGAAAAAGATCGTAGCTGATGTTCAGGAGACGATGACGAATACGAAAGAATTAACAGGTAAACTTAATGATCTCGTTGGAAGGAATAATCAAAAACTTCAACGAATTATTGATAATCTCGAAGACTTTACTGCTCAAATAGCATACCAGACAGATGCAAACGAGCCAGCAAGTGCTGTTGCAGATGTAAAAGAGATTCTTAAGAAAGCTGATAATATGATGGCCGATCTTGAGGACCTTGTTCAAAATATCAAAGATGGGAAGGGAACAGTTGGTAAGCTTCTTGTTGAAGAAGAGATTGCTGATGAAGTTAAGTCAACTCTATCAAGTGTTCAAAAAGTAATTGGACGAGTTGATAGTATCCGAACACAATTGTCGGTTTATACTGGTGCAAATACGAGAACTGATCAAACAGATACAACTGCTGAACTTCGTATCTTTCCATCCCCTGGCCGTTTTTACCTGGTAGGTGTAACGACTTCTGAATTTGGGCCAGAAAGACGAAAGATTACAGAAACAACTGTTGGTGGGACAACGACTATTGAGGATGAGAAGGTTAGAAAATACAATGACGTTCTCCTCAACCTTCAATTAGGACGTCGTATCGACAATTGGACATTCCGTGGAGGACTTATCGATTCTTATGGTGGTCTTGCTGTTGATTATAATTTTGATGACTGGAATACCATTACAAGCCTTGAGGTCTTCGATTACCGAGATAATATTGGGCCAAATATTCGTATCGGATTAGATTTTCAACTATGGAGTGTAATTTATGGTAAAATTGAGGGTGAAGATTTAATTAATGATCCTGGTATGGTTTATAGTTTAGGATTAAAGTTTAATGACGAAGATATAAAAGGCTTAGTAGGGATTTTCTTATAA
- a CDS encoding MlaE family ABC transporter permease: MNLLLRTFVSFNENIGKLVIFNLAGLGKVMKFIVNFFYWLTKRPYRFKLFFEQMEFVGNKSLFIIFLAGAFTGMVMAYQTYFGFKLINVDSLVGPVVAISLAKELAPVLTGLIVAGRAGAAMAAQIGTMKVTEQIDALEVMGISSMQYLAVPRIIAGTLSVPLLSVFFLLVGNVGSYIVGTYALQIDDAIYLSKLGQFMYVSDIFQGVIKATVFGFVISVIGTYFGFAVTKGAQGVGKGTNLAVVWGMISVLVLDYFLTSFLVQVM, translated from the coding sequence ATGAATCTTTTACTTAGAACATTTGTTTCCTTTAATGAAAATATAGGAAAATTAGTTATTTTCAATTTGGCAGGTCTTGGCAAAGTGATGAAGTTCATTGTGAACTTTTTTTACTGGTTAACGAAGAGGCCGTATCGTTTCAAATTATTTTTTGAACAAATGGAATTTGTCGGAAACAAAAGTCTATTTATTATTTTCTTGGCCGGTGCATTCACGGGAATGGTTATGGCCTATCAAACATACTTTGGCTTTAAGTTAATCAATGTTGATTCTCTTGTTGGTCCAGTTGTTGCAATTTCTTTAGCAAAGGAATTGGCTCCTGTTTTAACAGGGCTAATTGTTGCAGGTCGAGCAGGGGCTGCTATGGCAGCACAAATTGGAACGATGAAAGTTACTGAACAAATTGATGCTCTTGAAGTTATGGGTATTAGTAGTATGCAATACCTTGCTGTTCCAAGAATTATTGCTGGTACTTTATCAGTTCCACTATTATCAGTTTTCTTTTTATTAGTAGGGAATGTTGGCTCATACATTGTCGGAACCTATGCCTTGCAGATTGATGATGCCATATACTTGTCTAAGCTTGGACAATTTATGTATGTCTCAGATATTTTCCAAGGTGTAATTAAAGCGACTGTCTTTGGTTTCGTTATTTCAGTAATTGGAACTTACTTTGGCTTTGCTGTCACAAAAGGTGCACAAGGAGTCGGTAAGGGGACAAACCTCGCTGTTGTATGGGGAATGATTTCGGTTTTAGTTTTAGATTATTTTTTAACAAGTTTCTTAGTGCAGGTGATGTAG
- a CDS encoding cytochrome-c peroxidase, whose product MNKILIILMMTVYASAMSPLDKSLATLIEKHQLTSLPESKLQNQNEVILGSRLFAELQLSGNNDITCMHCHHPMLGTGDDLPFSIGTGGKGLGTGRVQDGKGKIIKRHAPTLINLGYDDIVDMFWDGRVHYDKSKQEFMSPSTELNARKDLWSKFSGSLAVQVIFPLLSPEEMLGENNEIASLEGDLEKWNGLVKRLLNGKKNAMYQNLFKRAYPQDYKKGKIDITHVANSLAAFITRNFNVVNTPYDQYLDGDLNAMNDSEKRGLKVFLDKGACINCHSGRHLTDWDYKSIGLPEIGPIDAQASLNDKGRYEVTGAKADQYNFRTPPLRNIHLSAPYMHNGVYSTLEEVVDHYNHTRRAIRNYDVSETIQALYEEKIVKDESFVNNKLRFQLISDDDIRRPLNLTENEKADLVQFLRTGLATKRLRGLSEDLSSKQTK is encoded by the coding sequence ATGAATAAAATTTTAATCATTCTAATGATGACAGTTTATGCATCAGCAATGTCACCACTAGATAAGTCACTTGCAACCCTAATTGAAAAGCATCAACTGACATCACTTCCAGAGTCAAAATTACAAAACCAGAATGAGGTTATCCTAGGTTCGAGGCTTTTTGCTGAACTTCAATTAAGTGGAAATAACGACATTACTTGTATGCACTGTCACCATCCAATGCTTGGCACAGGTGATGATCTTCCTTTCTCAATTGGAACAGGTGGAAAAGGCCTAGGAACAGGACGTGTTCAAGATGGTAAGGGTAAAATTATTAAGCGCCACGCACCTACTCTTATAAATCTTGGTTACGATGATATTGTTGATATGTTCTGGGATGGAAGAGTACACTACGATAAATCAAAACAAGAGTTTATGTCTCCAAGTACTGAGCTTAATGCAAGAAAGGACTTATGGAGTAAGTTTAGCGGCTCTCTTGCAGTTCAAGTTATCTTTCCACTACTCTCGCCTGAAGAAATGCTTGGTGAAAATAATGAAATTGCATCACTTGAAGGTGACTTAGAAAAATGGAATGGACTTGTTAAACGACTTTTAAATGGTAAGAAAAATGCCATGTATCAAAATCTCTTTAAGCGCGCCTACCCTCAAGATTATAAAAAGGGAAAAATAGATATCACTCATGTGGCAAATTCTCTTGCAGCTTTTATTACAAGAAACTTCAATGTTGTGAATACACCATATGACCAATACCTTGATGGAGACTTAAATGCCATGAATGATAGCGAGAAGCGCGGATTAAAGGTATTCCTCGATAAAGGAGCATGTATCAATTGCCATAGTGGTCGTCATTTAACAGATTGGGATTATAAATCGATTGGACTACCTGAAATTGGACCGATTGATGCTCAAGCTTCTCTAAACGATAAGGGAAGATATGAAGTAACAGGGGCCAAGGCCGATCAATATAACTTTAGGACACCTCCTCTTAGAAATATTCATCTTTCAGCTCCGTACATGCACAATGGGGTTTACTCAACATTAGAAGAAGTTGTTGATCATTATAATCACACTCGACGAGCTATCAGAAACTACGATGTTTCCGAAACAATTCAGGCCCTTTATGAAGAAAAAATCGTAAAAGATGAAAGTTTTGTTAACAATAAACTTAGATTTCAGTTAATAAGTGATGATGATATTAGACGTCCACTGAATCTGACTGAAAACGAGAAGGCTGACCTCGTTCAATTCCTCAGAACAGGGTTGGCAACAAAGCGTCTCAGAGGGCTATCTGAAGACTTATCAAGTAAACAAACTAAATAA
- a CDS encoding beta-ketoacyl-ACP synthase III yields the protein MNTKVKIKGTGIYVPKEVRTNVDLESMVETSDEWIFERTGIRQRHICSTEGGEWPSDMAYHATMDALKTAGMEPNDIDMIVFASVTPDYKLPNTACILQQKLGITNKCAAIDIAAACSGFVYGINMVTGLIKMGAIKNALIVGSEMLSREVNWEDRNTCILFGDGCGVAIIGANEDGDDSDILSLELGADGSGKEFFDQPVGGAIDPITAEHLENRTHYMQMKGKEMFRVATRTLADNAKKVLEKAGKDLEEVDWLIPHQANVRIIETTGKLLGINPEKVIINIDKYANTSAATVPIAMHEAITDGRIKRGQLLLLDAFGAGLTSGATLLKY from the coding sequence ATGAATACAAAAGTTAAAATTAAAGGAACAGGGATCTACGTTCCTAAAGAAGTTAGAACAAATGTCGACCTCGAAAGCATGGTTGAAACTAGTGATGAATGGATCTTTGAAAGAACAGGTATTCGCCAAAGACATATCTGCTCTACTGAAGGTGGAGAATGGCCAAGTGATATGGCCTATCATGCAACAATGGATGCATTAAAAACAGCTGGAATGGAACCAAATGATATCGACATGATTGTCTTTGCTTCTGTTACACCTGATTACAAACTTCCAAATACAGCATGTATTCTTCAACAAAAACTAGGCATTACTAATAAGTGTGCGGCAATCGATATTGCAGCAGCTTGCTCTGGATTTGTTTACGGAATCAATATGGTCACAGGACTGATAAAAATGGGTGCAATTAAAAATGCACTAATCGTAGGTTCTGAAATGTTATCACGAGAAGTTAACTGGGAAGATCGTAACACTTGTATTCTTTTTGGAGATGGTTGTGGTGTTGCTATTATTGGGGCCAATGAAGATGGTGATGATTCAGATATCCTATCACTTGAGCTTGGTGCCGACGGTTCAGGAAAAGAATTCTTCGACCAACCAGTTGGAGGAGCAATTGATCCAATCACAGCTGAGCACTTAGAAAATAGAACTCACTATATGCAAATGAAAGGAAAAGAAATGTTCCGTGTTGCCACTAGAACACTTGCAGATAATGCAAAGAAAGTTTTAGAAAAAGCAGGAAAGGATCTTGAAGAAGTCGATTGGCTAATTCCTCATCAAGCGAATGTGAGAATTATTGAAACAACAGGAAAACTTTTAGGAATCAATCCTGAAAAAGTTATTATCAATATTGATAAGTATGCCAATACATCTGCGGCCACAGTACCGATTGCAATGCACGAAGCAATTACAGACGGTCGAATTAAGCGCGGACAATTATTATTACTAGATGCATTTGGTGCCGGATTAACAAGCGGTGCTACATTACTAAAATACTAA
- a CDS encoding shikimate kinase: MRIFITGFSGAGKTTFGEKLSKDSEFQVFDLDEEIFNRMGTGYDSLGEYIQEIGIDEFRKDEFDMLKLLHQNMKDNYMITLGAGALDEKSVADFIEEIGGKLVYLKCDFEECWQRLKKDGNRPLAKYGREFMENLYKKRAPTYEKSHLLLNQEEILEINTVQDLLKLL; the protein is encoded by the coding sequence ATGAGAATCTTTATAACGGGCTTTTCTGGAGCCGGCAAAACAACTTTTGGTGAGAAACTATCTAAAGATAGTGAATTTCAAGTATTTGATCTGGATGAAGAGATTTTTAATCGAATGGGGACTGGCTACGACAGTCTTGGGGAGTATATCCAAGAGATCGGTATTGATGAATTTCGTAAGGATGAATTTGATATGCTCAAGCTCCTACATCAAAATATGAAGGATAACTATATGATTACATTAGGAGCAGGTGCTCTTGATGAAAAGAGTGTAGCAGATTTTATAGAAGAGATTGGTGGAAAATTAGTCTATTTAAAATGTGACTTCGAAGAGTGTTGGCAACGTTTAAAGAAAGATGGAAATCGCCCTCTTGCTAAATATGGCCGCGAGTTTATGGAAAATCTCTATAAAAAGAGAGCTCCTACTTATGAAAAGAGTCATCTTTTACTTAATCAAGAAGAAATTCTTGAAATAAATACAGTCCAGGACCTCTTAAAATTGCTATAG
- the rpmF gene encoding 50S ribosomal protein L32, whose protein sequence is MAVPKKKTSVSRKGLRRAGQTHKLYANNVVVADSTTGELTKKGCISPSGYWKGKQIFTTKADREETTEE, encoded by the coding sequence ATGGCAGTACCTAAGAAGAAGACAAGTGTTTCAAGAAAAGGCCTAAGAAGAGCTGGACAAACACACAAGCTTTACGCGAACAATGTAGTTGTAGCTGATTCAACAACTGGTGAACTTACTAAGAAGGGATGTATCTCTCCTTCAGGTTACTGGAAAGGTAAGCAGATCTTCACTACTAAAGCGGATAGAGAAGAAACAACAGAAGAATAA
- a CDS encoding ABC transporter ATP-binding protein produces MLEFDDHSVRIRNLTKTFGKHTVLSELNFDIKRGSITTILGFSGAGKSTLLKHILGLHHPTSGSIEVLGKDLSTLQEDKLREFRQNYGMLFQYAALFDSMTTIENVAFPLIEFTKLNESEIKEKAASLLKSVGLQEISFDKLPSELSGGMRKRVGLARALALSPQLMLYDEPTTGLDPITTKMVNDLIIETSKLHKDIGLTSIIISHDVKASLEISDYVAFLNRGNIVEYLPANDFKNSDHPLVQEFINL; encoded by the coding sequence ATGTTAGAGTTTGATGATCATTCAGTACGAATTAGAAACTTAACCAAGACTTTTGGTAAGCACACTGTTTTAAGTGAATTAAACTTTGATATAAAACGAGGAAGTATTACTACAATCCTCGGCTTTTCAGGAGCTGGAAAATCAACACTCTTAAAGCATATCCTAGGACTTCATCATCCAACTTCTGGATCAATTGAGGTTTTGGGAAAAGACTTATCAACTCTTCAAGAAGATAAGCTTCGTGAATTCCGTCAAAACTACGGAATGCTTTTTCAATATGCGGCACTTTTTGATTCAATGACAACAATTGAAAATGTGGCCTTTCCATTAATTGAATTCACAAAATTAAATGAAAGTGAAATTAAAGAGAAAGCAGCTTCTTTATTAAAGTCAGTAGGTCTTCAGGAGATCTCTTTTGATAAACTACCAAGTGAATTGTCTGGTGGTATGAGAAAAAGGGTAGGTCTTGCAAGAGCACTGGCCCTAAGTCCACAACTTATGCTCTATGATGAGCCAACAACTGGACTTGATCCTATTACAACTAAAATGGTCAACGATTTGATCATAGAAACAAGTAAATTACATAAAGATATTGGATTAACCTCAATTATTATTTCGCACGACGTAAAAGCATCGCTTGAAATTTCCGACTACGTTGCCTTTTTAAACCGTGGTAATATTGTTGAGTATCTACCTGCAAATGATTTTAAAAACTCAGACCATCCATTGGTTCAAGAGTTTATTAATTTATAG
- a CDS encoding YceD family protein, whose amino-acid sequence MQIVNKENSFLKDSTILISRVGDEFETYNLTDKDCTWVKEILDGITKDFEPEVKPEGFEGLSVELQLKNARDYTFGEHLIVKGKVSGAYTATCIRCLIDTPQTFDSEFTAAYVNKRYEDDPEYEEVDEIFVSDEMADMYFHNRGKADLKEALAECCFLAVNHYPLHDADCKGLCQICGVDQNSETCEHAN is encoded by the coding sequence ATGCAAATAGTTAATAAAGAAAATAGCTTTCTAAAAGATTCGACAATCCTAATCTCACGAGTTGGAGACGAGTTTGAAACTTACAATCTTACTGATAAAGATTGCACTTGGGTAAAAGAGATTCTTGATGGAATCACAAAAGACTTTGAACCTGAAGTTAAGCCGGAAGGTTTTGAAGGCTTAAGCGTAGAGCTACAACTAAAAAATGCAAGAGACTATACTTTTGGTGAGCACTTAATCGTCAAAGGAAAGGTATCAGGGGCGTATACAGCAACTTGTATCCGCTGCTTAATTGATACACCACAGACTTTTGATTCTGAATTCACAGCTGCATATGTAAATAAGCGCTACGAAGACGATCCTGAGTACGAAGAGGTTGATGAGATTTTTGTAAGTGATGAAATGGCAGATATGTACTTTCATAATCGCGGAAAGGCCGACTTAAAAGAAGCCTTGGCAGAATGTTGCTTTTTGGCAGTAAATCACTACCCTCTACATGACGCAGATTGCAAAGGTCTTTGCCAAATATGTGGTGTTGACCAAAATTCAGAGACTTGCGAGCATGCGAATTAA
- the fabD gene encoding ACP S-malonyltransferase: MKKVVLIFPGQGSQYVGMGKSLEGHPSFELLEKANKTLGYDLSKIMLEGPAEELTLTQNTQPAILTYSIGLYQKAKEILDEAGIEVSCVLGHSVGEYPALVAAGTLSFEDALKSVHNRGKYMQEAVPAGMGKMYAVMRVPAEIVEKACKEVSSEGNEVMPANFNEPGQIVISGHADACDKAVAWISENFSDPHKTVELKVSAPFHSSLMKPARENMAAFFNDVTFNKTTIPYIANIDAKKYQIGTDGDIVKENLIKQIDGSVLWTQSFQSLDDDTLCIEVGPGRVLMGLARKINRNIKVISLDKDGAFDELKEALNS; encoded by the coding sequence ATGAAGAAAGTAGTATTAATCTTCCCTGGTCAGGGATCACAATATGTTGGAATGGGAAAAAGTCTTGAAGGACACCCTTCTTTCGAATTACTAGAAAAAGCAAATAAGACTCTTGGTTATGATCTTTCAAAAATTATGCTTGAAGGTCCTGCTGAAGAGTTAACACTAACTCAAAATACACAGCCAGCAATTCTTACTTATTCAATTGGCCTTTATCAAAAAGCCAAAGAAATTTTAGACGAAGCAGGAATTGAAGTATCATGTGTTCTTGGCCACTCAGTTGGTGAATACCCTGCGCTTGTCGCTGCCGGTACTTTAAGTTTTGAAGACGCACTAAAGTCTGTGCACAATCGTGGAAAATATATGCAAGAAGCCGTTCCAGCAGGAATGGGTAAAATGTATGCTGTCATGAGAGTGCCAGCAGAAATTGTAGAAAAGGCATGTAAAGAAGTTTCATCAGAAGGTAATGAAGTTATGCCAGCAAACTTCAATGAACCTGGTCAAATAGTTATCTCAGGACATGCTGATGCATGTGATAAGGCCGTTGCTTGGATTTCTGAAAACTTTTCTGATCCACATAAGACTGTTGAACTTAAAGTAAGTGCTCCCTTCCATTCAAGCCTGATGAAGCCAGCTCGAGAGAATATGGCAGCATTTTTTAATGACGTAACTTTTAATAAAACGACAATTCCTTATATTGCCAACATCGATGCCAAAAAGTATCAAATTGGTACAGACGGTGACATCGTAAAAGAGAACCTCATTAAGCAAATTGATGGTTCTGTACTATGGACTCAAAGTTTCCAGAGCCTTGATGACGATACTCTTTGTATTGAAGTTGGGCCAGGAAGAGTGCTAATGGGACTTGCTAGAAAGATTAACCGCAATATAAAAGTCATCTCACTTGATAAAGACGGTGCATTTGACGAGCTAAAAGAAGCTTTAAACTCATAG